Proteins co-encoded in one Chrysemys picta bellii isolate R12L10 chromosome 13, ASM1138683v2, whole genome shotgun sequence genomic window:
- the LOC101932846 gene encoding olfactory receptor 13A1-like translates to MEPSNHTRVTEFIMQGLFDHTHHQGLFFGLFLCLYTAVVMGNSLIIVAIVLHPPLHTPMYFFIANLATLDIMCSSSVLPKMMKNLMQEKKTISFDGCMAQVFAFTLSGGIELMLLTIMSYDRYVAICHPLRYVNLMTKRICISLAIGVWAVGVVNSVVNTLIMLRLDFCGPNLIQHFFCEIPPVLALSCSSIYLNQVMMILADIFLAMGNFMLTTVSYSFIIITILKIRSSKGKQRAFSTCSSHLLVVTLFYSSIIYTYIRPTSSYSLDKDKLVAIMYTLVTPILNPLIYSLRNRDIKMAFRKISPFAIKS, encoded by the coding sequence ATGGAACCCAGTAATCACACCAGGGTGACCGAGTTCATCATGCAGGGGCTCTTTGACCATACTCACCATCAGGGGCTGTTCTTTGGACTATTCCTCTGCCTTTATACAGCTGTCGTCATGGGCAATTCCCTGATCATTGTGGCTATTGTCCTACACCCacctctccacacccccatgtacttcttcatTGCCAATTTGGCCACCCTCGACATTATGTGCAGTTCTTCAGTTCTGCCCAAGATGATGAAAAACCTGATGCAGGAGAAGAAAACCATCTCCTTTGATGGCTGCATGGCCCAGGTCTTTGCCTTCACTTTGTCAGGGGGTATAGAGCTTATGCTTCTCACTATCATGTCATATGACAGGTATGTAGCCATCTGCCACCCCTTGCGCTATGTCAACCTCATGACCAAGAGAATTTGCATCAGTTTAGCCATCGGGGTCTGGGCCGTTGGTGTTGTCAATTCAGTGGTGAACACATTGATCATGCTGCGCTTGGATTTTTGTGGGCCAAACCTCATCCAGCATTTCTTCTGTGAGATCCCACCAGTGCTGGCACTGTCCTGCAGCTCCATCTACCTCAACCAAGTTATGATGATCTTGGCAGACATCTTCCTGGCCATGGGAAACTTCATGCTGACCACCGTGTCCTATAGCTTCATCATCATCACTATCCTGAAAATCCGGAGCTCCAAAGGGAAGCAGAGAGCCTTCTCCACCTGTTCTTCCCACTTGCTTGTGGTCACCTTGTTCTATTCCTCCATCATCTACACCTACATCCGGCCAACCTCCAGTTATTCACTGGATAAGGACAAGTTGGTGGCCATAATGTACACTCTAGTGACTCCCATCCTGAACCCTCTGATCTACAGTCTGCGCAATAGGGACATCAAAATGGCCTTCAGGAAAATCTCTCCTTTTGCCATAAAATCATAA